A part of Entelurus aequoreus isolate RoL-2023_Sb linkage group LG10, RoL_Eaeq_v1.1, whole genome shotgun sequence genomic DNA contains:
- the LOC133658552 gene encoding protein IWS1 homolog, whose amino-acid sequence MDGEEDDFMSESHSDDGGGTPVLDEHPASDSEDVSSNRHQSEDEGSNDEDASYKKRRDDSGSENDARPAVDSDSEAEAIGRHGNEGSDSEAEAARPADSDDDSVGKRRMSISDNEESSPVKHAASDNEYGGAPSPVRRRGSSSDMEVVGDATKAAADSDSGDEDIRAKSPSRSFNADSDSGDEDFRAKSPSRPYNAESDSGDEDFRAKSPSRPYNAESDSGDEDFRAKSPSRPYNAESDSGDEDFRAKSPSRPYNAESDSGDEDAKPKSPSSPFNADSDSGDEDAKTKSPRRPFNADSDSGDEDAKTKSPSRPFNVKSDSGDEGAKTKSPGRHSNADSDSGDEDAKEKSPRRSFNADSDSGGKNAKAKSPGRHSKADSDSGDEDAKEKSPRRSFNADSDSGGKNAKAKSLSRHSKADSDSGDEDAKEKSPRRSFNADSDSGGKKAKAKSLSRHSKADSDSGDEGAKEKSPRRPFNADSDFGGESAKAKSLSRHSKADSDFGGEGAKAKSLSRHSKADSDSGDEGAKAKSLSRHSKADSDSGDEGAKKKSPRRPFNADSDSGDEGTKAKSLSRHSKANSDSGDEGAKAKSLSRHSKANSDSGDEGAKAKSLSRHSKANSDSGDEGAKAKSPNRPSKPDSDSDAEMPTRRKAARVDSDDEAERRQGNAEGERRGKWKAVMKSDSEDEGDGGEQRKATTGSDVEMQAAHRTSDNSDDDEQPVKRKKAILSDSEDEEQTNKPAKRSRAVSDDDNSDSDADSGGPDKSMAAKLRELGSDSGSDEDDRSKATGEKKDEKALFGSDSDSEDNEEEKMIADIFGESGDEEEEEFTGFNQEDLEGDKEEATQKKQQMQEDSDSDEGVERGGSGHDTSFMSDFDIMLARKKAMSGKKRRHRDGGTFISDADDVVSAMIVKMTEAAEEDRTLNSQKKPALKKLTLLPQVVMHLKKQDLKDTFIDSGVMSAIKEWIGPLPDKSLPALRIREELLKILQELPSVSQETLKHSGIGRAVMFLYKHPKESRSNKDLALKLINEWSRPIFGLTSNYKGMTREERQQRDLDQQMPQRRRLSSGGQTPRRDLEKQLTGEEKALRPGDPGFCARARVPMPSNKDYVVRPKWNMEMESSRGPMKRGGMNRVDKQMRRFADIRRLTKIGHAVKISVEGNKMPL is encoded by the exons ATGGACGGAGAAGAGGACGACTTCATGTCTGAGAGCCACTCCG ATGATGGAGGCGGCACTCCAGTTCTGGATGAACATCCAGCATCGGACAGTGAGGACGTGAGCAGCAACAGACATCAGTCTGAG GACGAGGGCAGCAATGACGAGGACGCGTCCTACAAAAAGCGCCGGGATGACAGCGGCTCGGAGAACGATGCCCGGCCGGCTGTTGACAGCGACTCCGAGGCGGAAGCTATCGGTCGCCATGGCAATGAAGGCAGCGACTCTGAAGCAGAGGCGGCGAGGCCTGCCGACAGCGACGATGACTCTGTGGGCAAACGCCGGATGAGCATATCAGACAACGAGGAATCATCGCCGGTCAAACACGCCGCCTCGGACAACGAGTATGGGGGGGCGCCGTCCCCTGTCAGGCGCAGGGGAAGCAGCTCGGACATGGAGGTAGTGGGAGATGCCACCAAAGCGGCCGCAGACAGCGATTCCGGTGACGAGGACATCAGAGCAAAGTCTCCTAGTCGCTCCTTCAACGCTGACAGCGATTCTGGCGACGAGGACTTCAGAGCAAAGTCTCCCAGCCGCCCTTACAACGCTGAGAGCGATTCCGGAGACGAGGACTTCAGAGCAAAGTCTCCCAGCCGCCCTTACAACGCTGAGAGCGATTCCGGCGACGAGGACTTCAGAGCAAAGTCTCCCAGCCGCCCTTACAACGCTGAGAGCGATTCTGGCGACGAGGACTTCAGAGCAAAGTCTCCCAGCCGCCCTTACAACGCTGAGAGCGATTCCGGCGACGAGGACGCCAAACCAAAGTCTCCCAGCAGCCCCTTCAACGCTGACAGCGATTCTGGCGATGAGGACGCCAAAACAAAGTCTCCTCGTCGCCCTTTCAATGCTGACAGTGATTCTGGCGACGAGGACGCCAAAACAAAGTCTCCCAGCCGCCCTTTCAATGTTAAGAGCGATTCTGGCGATGAGGGTGCCAAAACAAAGTCTCCTGGCCGCCACTCCAATGCTGACAGCGACTCTGGTGACGAGGACGCTAAAGAAAAGTCTCCTCGCCGCTCTTTCAATGCTGACAGCGATTCTGGAGGCAAGAACGCTAAAGCAAAGTCTCCTGGCCGCCACTCCAAAGCGGACAGCGATTCTGGCGACGAGGACGCTAAAGAAAAGTCTCCTCGCCGCTCTTTCAATGCTGACAGCGATTCTGGAGGCAAGAACGCTAAAGCAAAGTCTCTTAGCCGCCACTCCAAAGCGGACAGCGATTCTGGCGACGAGGACGCTAAAGAAAAGTCTCCTCGCCGCTCTTTCAATGCTGACAGCGATTCTGGAGGCAAGAAAGCTAAAGCAAAGTCTCTTAGCCGTCACTCCAAAGCGGACAGCGATTCTGGCGACGAGGGCGCTAAAGAAAAGTCTCCTCGCCGCCCTTTCAACGCTGACAGCGATTTTGGGGGCGAGAGCGCTAAAGCAAAGTCTCTTAGCCGCCACTCCAAAGCGGACAGCGATTTTGGGGGCGAGGGCGCTAAAGCAAAGTCTCTTAGCCGCCACTCCAAAGCGGACAGCGATTCTGGCGACGAGGGCGCTAAAGCAAAGTCTCTTAGCCGCCACTCCAAAGCGGACAGCGATTCTGGCGACGAGGGCGCTAAAAAAAAGTCTCCTCGCCGCCCTTTCAACGCTGACAGCGATTCTGGGGACGAGGGCACTAAAGCAAAGTCTCTTAGCCGCCACTCCAAAGCGAACAGCGATTCTGGCGACGAGGGCGCTAAAGCAAAGTCTCTTAGCCGCCACTCCAAAGCGAACAGCGATTCTGGCGACGAGGGCGCTAAAGCAAAGTCTCTTAGCCGCCACTCCAAAGCGAACAGCGATTCTGGCGACGAGGGCGCTAAAGCAAAGTCCCCGAACCGCCCCTCCAAACCTGATAGTGACTCGGACGCTGAGATGCCGACTCGACGCAAGGCGGCGCGCGTTGACTCTGATGACGAGGCCGAGAGGCGGCAAGGGAACGCTGAGGGGGAAAGACGGGGCAAGTGGAAGGCTGTGATGAAGTCAGACAGCGAGGACGAGGGGGACGGGGGCGAGCAGAGGAAGGCcaccacaggaagtgatgtcgaaATGCAGGCGGCGCACAGAACCTCAGACAACAGTGACGATGACGAGCAGCCAG TGAAGAGGAAGAAGGCCATCCTATCAGACAGTGAGGATGAGGAGCAGACAAACAAACCAG CCAAGAGGAGTCGGGCCGTGTCGGACGACGACAACTCCGACAGCGACGCCGACTCGGGGGGACCCGATAAAAGTATGGCGGCCAAACTGAGAGAGTTGGGCTCTGACAGCGGCAGCGATGAGGACGACAGGTCAAAGGCCACCGGCGAGAAGAAGGACGAGAAGGCGTTGTTTGGTAGCGACAGCGACTCTGAAGACAACGAGGAGGA GAAAATGATTGCCGACATCTTTGGAGAGTCTggagacgaggaggaggaggagttcacG GGATTCAACCAGGAGGACCTGGAAGGAGACAAGGAGGAGGCCACACAGAAGAAGCAGCAGATGCAAGAGGATTCTGATTCTGACGAGGGCGTCGAGCGCGGCGGCAGCGGCCACGA CACCAGCTTCATGTCCGACTTTGACATCATGCTCGCTCGCAAGAAGGCTATGAGCGGCAAGAAGAGGCGTCATCGTGACGGCGGGACATTTATCAGCGACGCCGATGACGTAGTCAGCGCCATGATCGTGAAGATGACCGAGGCCGCCGAG GAGGACAGAACGCTCAACAGTCAGAAGAAACCGGCGCTGAAAAAGCTGACACTGCTGCCTCAAGTGGTCATGCACCTGAAAAA GCAGGACCTGAAGGACACGTTCATCGACAGTGGCGTCATGTCGGCCATCAAAGAGTGGATCGGCCCACTTCCTGACAAGTCGCTGCCTGCACTACGAATCCGGGAAGAGCTGCTCAAGATCCTGCAGGAG CTGCCCAGCGTGAGCCAGGAGACTCTAAAGCACAGCGGGATTGGTCGTGCCGTCATGTTCCTGTACAAACACCCCAAAGAATCCCGATCCAACAAAGACCTTGCTCTCAAGCTCATCA ACGAGTGGTCCCGGCCCATCTTTGGCCTGACGTCCAATTACAAGGGAATGACCAGAGAGGAGCGACAGCAGCGGGACCTCGACCAGCAGATGCCGCAGCGCAGACGACTAAG TTCTGGAGGTCAGACGCCACGTCGAGACCTGGAGAAGCAGCTGACGGGAGAGGAGAA AGCGCTGCGACCCGGAGACCCAGGCTTCTGTGCCAGGGCTCGCGTGCCGATGCCCTCCAACAAAGACTACGTCGTGCGACCCAAATGGAACATGGAGATGGAATCCAGCAGG GGTCCCATGAAGAGAGGAGGGATGAACCGCGTGGACAAACAGATGCGACGATTCGCCGACATCCGCCGCCTCACCAAGATAGGTCACGCCGTCAAAATCAGCGTGGAGGGCAACAAGATGCCACTCTGA
- the wdr74 gene encoding WD repeat-containing protein 74: MGDISRPCTVWLGSETGILKGVSVSQKKAFNFSNSTLSREQEVRALCWADPTETEVLVASVDGAVKTFSVEKGVFTDARRCGDPGEGSFVGLAVLNDTSLATCTDSGALRVWKEESGKPALSLSVGTDVCRMRQNPSHRHKVATGGKNTCLKIWDLETPDKPVFTAKNLRDDWLALQQPHWVKDIAFIPGSDKVVTCTGYHQVHVYDPSSPQRRPVMEAKFGEYPLTVLSLPAAGGSVVVGNTHGQIAVLDLRKGLVRGCLKGLAGGVRGLQCHASQPLVASCGLDRFLRIHSLEDRKVQHKVYLKSRLNCLLLASRPLEDAVDDASQEVKEEEEEDEVWAAMEQVEEKPKRKTSEEGERQPEESIKKRKKN; the protein is encoded by the exons ATGGGTGACATCAGCCGGCCGTGCACCGTGTGGCTCGGCTCGGAGACGGGCATCCTGAAGGGGGTCAGCGTGTCTCAGAAGAAAGCCTTCAACTTCTCCAACAGCACCTTGAGCCGCGAGCAGGAGGTGCGCGCCCTGTGCTGGGCCGACCCCACGGAGACCGAAGTCCTGGTGGCCTCTGTGGACGGCGCCGTAAAGACCTTCAGTGTGGAGAAGGGTGTCTTCACCGACGCTCGCCGCTGCGGGGACCCCGGCGAGGGCAGCTTTGTCGGGCTGGCCGTGCTTAACGACACCTCGCTGGCAACGTGCACGGACAGTGGCGCGCTGCGAGTGTGGAAGGAGGAGAGCGGCAAGCCTGCCTTGAGCCTCAGCGTGGGTACCGACGTGTGCCGCATGAGGCAGAACCCGAGCCACCGGCACAAGGTGGCCACTGGCGGAAAGAACACTTGTCTGAAAATCTGGGACCTGGAGACGCCCGACAAGCCGGTGTTCACCGCCAAGAACCTGCGGGACGACTGGTTGGCCCTACAGCAGCCGcactgggtcaaggacattgccTTTATCCCCGGGTCCGATAAGGTGGTCACTTGCACGGGCTACCATCAG GTCCACGTGTACGACCCCTCCTCACCTCAGCGTCGCCCTGTCATGGAAGCCAAGTTCGGGGAGTACCCGCTGACCGTGCTGTCTCTTCCGGCCGCCGGGGGCTCGGTGGTGGTGGGCAACACTCACGGTCAGATCGCCGTGCTGGACCTGAGGAAAGGTTTGGTCCGGGGCTGCCTAAAAGGTCTGGCGGGTGGCGTGCGCGGCCTGCAGTGCCACGCCTCTCAGCCCTTGGTGGCGTCCTGCGGCCTGGACCGCTTCCTGCGCATCCACAGCCTGGAGGACCGCAAGGTGCAACACAAGGTCTACCTCAAGTCACGCCTCAACTGCCTCCTCCTCGCCAGCCGCCCCCTGGAGGACGCCGTGGACGACGCCTCCCAGGAagtaaaggaggaggaggaggaagatgagGTGTGGGCCGCCATGGAGCAGGTGGAGGAGAAACCAAAGAGGAAGACGTCAGAGGAGGGAGAGCGGCAGCCAGAGGAGAGtataaagaagaggaagaagaactgA